The following nucleotide sequence is from Achromobacter spanius.
CAGCCGTTCAACTTCGGCGTTCAACTGGACAAGTTGGCGTTCAAGGTCGCGGCGGTCAGTCACGGCCTGTACGGCGGCTACCCGCAAGCGGGCCGCGTCGACCGCGGCGGCGTGCGCCTGCTGTTGCTGCTGCGCGCGGGCCAGGGGTGCCTGCGCCGCATCCACCCGGGCACGCGCGCCCTGCGCTTCCTTGACCAGCGCCTGGTAATCGGCGTCGTCTTGCTGATCGCGCCCCACCTGGTCTTGCAGCAAGGCCAAGGTTTGCGCGGCCTGGACCTGTTCGCGCCGCAGACCGTCAAGCGCCTCGCGTTGTTTCGCCACCGCCGCCAGCCGCGCGCGCGCGTCGGCAGCCTTGGCCTCGAAGTCTTTCCAGGGTTCGTTGGCCTGGGCGCGTTCATGCTCGCGACGCAGTTCGGCCAGGCGGTCCACATCGGCATTCAACTGCGCCATGGCCCGCGCGCAGTCGTCGCGTTCGGTGGTGGCGCGCGCCAGGGCGTCTTCGGCGTCTTTATAGATGCCCTTGGGGCGTCCGTTGCGCGCATCCAGCAAGGCGGCGCGCTCGGCGGACACGCGCTCAAACAGGCGATCGCCATCACTTGAAGCCAGCTCGCCGGACAACTGCGTCAAGGCATCGCGCAAATGCGTGCTGGCGTAGGCCGCCGCCGCTTGCAGGTTGTGGCCGTCGCCTTGCTGAATCCACAACAGGCCGGGGATGCCGGCCAGGTCCGGCTTGCTTTGCCCGCGGCCCGGCAGTTCAAACCCCAGCAAGGCGGCCAACGCGTTTTCGGCTTCTTCGCCATCCAGGCGCTGCGCGCCGCCGTCGATCAGCAATTCACAACGGGCGCGCGACAGGAATTGCTTTTTCAGCACATACGCATGGCCGGCATGCGCGAACGACAGCTCCACGCTGGGCCGCGCGCCGGACTCGCCATGCGGCGCTAAGTCCGCGACCTTGCTGGTGCTGTAGCGTTCCAGAAAGGCCGCGCGTATGGCGGCGGCAACCGTGCTCTTTCCGGCCTCGTTCGCGCCCACGAACAGGTTCAAGCCTTCTTGAAGGCCGTCCAGCACCAAGGGTTGGCGAAATTTCCGGAACTCTTCAAGGGCGATTCTTGACAGCTTCATTTGGCGGCCCCCATGGCGCTTTCACGCTGGAACCGCAGCAACAGGCGCAAGGCTTCCGCGGCAACCGCCGCCTGCTCGCCTTCGTCCTGCAGGGTCTGCAATTGCGCGGCCACCTCGCCTACGTAGCCGCTGGCGCCCAGTTCGGCCAAATCGGCCTGGTCAGGCTCCAGCCGTAGGCCGGACAGGTCGGGCAGCAAGGCACGCACCTGCGCGGCGGCCTGATCCACCGCGCGTTGCAGCACATCAAACGTTTCCATATTGACGTGGCCTTGCACGTCCAGCCGCAGCACCTCGTCAGCGCGCAAGGCCGCCAGGCGTTCGGCCAGGGCCTGCGCGTCGGTGGGCAGGCTGATGGTTTCCGTCCACGCCGACCAGCGGTACTTGCCGACGGCGATGCGTTCGACCACGGGCGCCGCCCCCGGCGCATCAATCTGCACGTCCAGCACGTAGCCGGGCTCGTTGCCGCGAAAGCGATCTTGTTCGGGCGTGCCGGCGTACCAGGTGTGCGCGTCAATGGACAGGCAGCCGTGCCAATCGCCCAGCGCCAGGTAGTCCAGGCGGGCACGGGCGGCGCGGTCGGGCGCGATGGGGTTGGTGGCGTCGATGGTGTCCGGCAAACGGCCCGCCACGCTGCCATGGGCCAGGCCCACGCGCACGCGGCCGGCTTCGGTGTCCAGCGTATCGAAGGACTGGGTCACGTCGTCGTAGGTATGGCGTTGGGTCAGCGGCGCGGCCAGCACGGCAAGGTTTATGGCAGGCAAGTCCACCACGCCGATGCGCGTGGGCATGTGTACGTTGGCGGGTATGCAGCCCAATTGCGCGGCGCGGCTCCAGACGCTGTCGGCCAAGGCGGCGTCGTGGTTGCCGGCGATCATGACCCAGGGGCCGGCATAGGCGGCCATGGCGGCGAAGAGCCGGCGGATAGTGCGATCGGACACGCCTTGCGTATCGAAGACATCGCCTGCGACCAGCACGGCATCCACGCGGCGTTCGGCGGCAAGCGCCGCGATACGCGCCACCACATCAAAGCGCGCCTCGGCCAGGATGGCGGCGTCGTCGGTTTCAAACTGGCCGTATTGACGGCCGATCTGCCAGTCGGCGGTATGCAGGAAATGAGTCATGCGCCGATTTTGGCATAAGCCGGCACCCGCGAAAGCAGCAGAGTGCCGAATCCGTCACGCCGTATCAGCGCCCGTTCAAGCGCCCTTGCCGTCCAACACCAAGGACGGGCTCGATGCCGCGCCGCGCTCGTAGCGCGAAATGCCCAGGCCGTCGGTGCGGATGGCGGGGCGCTGCCCCATCACCTGGTCGGCCACCAGCTTGCCGGAGCCGCAAGCCATGGTCCAACCCAGCGTGCCGTGGCCGGTGTTCAGGAACAGGTTGCCGTAACGGGTGGGCCCGACGATGGGCGTGCTGTCCGGCGTCATCGGGCGCAGGCCGGTCCAGAATTCAGCCTGGGCCACGTGGCCGCTGCCGGGGAACAGGTCGTTCACGACCAGTTCCAGCGTCTTGCGGCGCGCGTCCTTCAAGCGCAGGTCGAAACCGGACAGTTCGGCCATGCCGCCCACCCGGATGCGGTCGTCGAACCGGGTCACCGCGATCTTGTAGGTTTCGTCCAGGATGGTGGACACAGGCGCGGCGGCCTCGTCTTTCATGGGGATGGTCAGCGAATAGCCCTTGACCGGATAAACCGGCAGGTCCAGGCCCAGCGGTTCGAGCAGACCGCGCGAGTAGCTGCCGAAGGCGGCCACGTAGCGGTCGGCCGTCAGGACCTCGTTGCCCACGCGCACGCCGGTGATCTGGCCCCCTGCGGTGTTCAAGCCCGAGACCGTCTGGTTGAAGCGGAAGTCCACGCCCAGGGCAGCGGCCATCTCGGCCAGCCGTGTCGTGAACAGGCGGCAGTCGCCGGTTTCGTCGTTGGGCAGGCGCAGGCCGCCGGCCAGCTTGTGGATCGAGCGCGCCAGGGCGGGTTCGGCCGTGACCAGGCGGTTGCGGTCCAGCAGTTCGTAGGGCACGCCTACTTCTTCCAGCACCGCGATGTCACGCCGGGCGGCTTCCAATTGGGCGTCGGTGCGGAACAGCTGCAAGGTGCCCCGCGCACGCTCTTCATAATGAATGCCCGTGGACGTGCGCAGTTCGCGCAGGCAATCGCGGCTGTATTCGGCCAGGCGCAGCATGCGCTCTTTATTGACCGAATAGCGGTCGGCCGAACAGTTGGCCAGCATGGCGGCCATCCACTTCAATTGGTACAGGCTACCGTCCAGGCGTATCGCCAAGGGCGCATGCTTCTTGAACAGCCATTTGATGGCTTTTAGCGGAATGCCGGGCGCGGCCCAGGGCGTGGAATAGCCCGGCGAAACCTGGCCGGCATTGGCGTAGCTGGTTTCCTGGGCGGCGGCGGGCTGGCGGTCCAGGACCGTCACGCGGGCTCCCTGACGGGCGAGATAATACGCGGTCGTGGTGCCGATCACGCCGCTGCCAAGGACGATTACATGCATGATTCTTTCCGTATTTGGATTTACTCAGTTATTTCGGTAGTCTATGACTCCAATCGCAGTGAAAAGCACTGATTATTTTGCTTTAGCAGCGCTTTTTCTGGGGTGCCCCCTGT
It contains:
- a CDS encoding D-amino acid dehydrogenase, producing MHVIVLGSGVIGTTTAYYLARQGARVTVLDRQPAAAQETSYANAGQVSPGYSTPWAAPGIPLKAIKWLFKKHAPLAIRLDGSLYQLKWMAAMLANCSADRYSVNKERMLRLAEYSRDCLRELRTSTGIHYEERARGTLQLFRTDAQLEAARRDIAVLEEVGVPYELLDRNRLVTAEPALARSIHKLAGGLRLPNDETGDCRLFTTRLAEMAAALGVDFRFNQTVSGLNTAGGQITGVRVGNEVLTADRYVAAFGSYSRGLLEPLGLDLPVYPVKGYSLTIPMKDEAAAPVSTILDETYKIAVTRFDDRIRVGGMAELSGFDLRLKDARRKTLELVVNDLFPGSGHVAQAEFWTGLRPMTPDSTPIVGPTRYGNLFLNTGHGTLGWTMACGSGKLVADQVMGQRPAIRTDGLGISRYERGAASSPSLVLDGKGA
- a CDS encoding metallophosphoesterase family protein, whose amino-acid sequence is MTHFLHTADWQIGRQYGQFETDDAAILAEARFDVVARIAALAAERRVDAVLVAGDVFDTQGVSDRTIRRLFAAMAAYAGPWVMIAGNHDAALADSVWSRAAQLGCIPANVHMPTRIGVVDLPAINLAVLAAPLTQRHTYDDVTQSFDTLDTEAGRVRVGLAHGSVAGRLPDTIDATNPIAPDRAARARLDYLALGDWHGCLSIDAHTWYAGTPEQDRFRGNEPGYVLDVQIDAPGAAPVVERIAVGKYRWSAWTETISLPTDAQALAERLAALRADEVLRLDVQGHVNMETFDVLQRAVDQAAAQVRALLPDLSGLRLEPDQADLAELGASGYVGEVAAQLQTLQDEGEQAAVAAEALRLLLRFQRESAMGAAK